In Thunnus maccoyii chromosome 11, fThuMac1.1, whole genome shotgun sequence, one genomic interval encodes:
- the lss gene encoding lanosterol synthase — MTEGTQLRRRGGPYRTEPATDLSRWRLTNVEGRQTWRYVEDQDTPDREQTMLEAHSLGLDTTKFVSGSPPAHTAVDAALKGMNFYRHLQAEDGHWAGDYGGPLFLLPGLLITCHVAKIPLAAACKKEMVRYLRSVQLPDGGWGLHIEDKSTVFGTALSYTSLRILGVEPDDPDMVRARNNLHSKGGAVGIPSWGKFWLAILNVYSWEGMNTLLPEMWLFPTWMPAHPSTLWCHCRQVYLPMSYCYAVRLAAEEDSLVLSLRQELYVQDYATINWPAQRNNVAACDIYTPHSTLLTVAYMVLNVYEAHHSTTLRGMAVKELYDHIQADDRFTKCISIGPISKTINMLVRWYVDGPSSPAFQEHVSRIPDYLWLGLDGLKMQGTNGSQLWDTCFAVQAFLEAGAQDNPRLAECLRDAHQFLTITQIPDNPPEYQKYYRQMNKGGFPFSTRDCGWIVADCTAEGLKSVMLLQEHCPSISQPVSSERLYDAVNVLLSMRNSDGGFATYETKRGGKLLELLNPSEVFGDIMIDYTYVECTSAVMQALSHFQKVYPEHRTEEIRSTLREGLEYCRKVQRPDGSWEGSWGVCFTYGIWFGLEAFACMGHIYKDKDVCEEVQKACQFLLDQQMPDGGWGEDFESCEQRCYIQSSSAQIHNTCWALLGLMTVRHPDQRAIERGVQLLIDKQLPNGDWPQENIAGVFNKSCAISYTSYRNVFPIWTLGRFSTLYPLSSLTGKVKL, encoded by the exons ATGACTGAGGGGAC GCAGCTGCGGAGGCGAGGAGGGCCGTACAGGACGGAGCCCGCCACAGACCTGAGCCGCTGGAGGCTGACTAATGTGGAGGGCAGGCAGACCTGGCGCTATGTGGAAGATCAAGACACCCCAGACAGAGAACAGACCATGCTAGAAGCCCATTCGCTGGGCCTGGACACG ACTAAGTTTGTGTCTGGCTCGCCGCCCGCCCACACGGCTGTGGATGCAGCTCTGAAAGGTATGAACTTCTACAGACACCTCCAAGCCGAGGACGGCCACTGGGCAGGGGACTACGGCGGTCCTCTCTTCCTGCTCCCAG GTCTCCTGATTACATGTCATGTAGCTAAGATCCCTCTGGCAGCGGCCTGCAAGAAGGAAATGGTGAGATACCTGCGCTCCGTTCAGCTGCCAGATGGAGGCTGGGGTCT acATATTGAAGACAAGTCTACCGTGTTTGGCACAGCTCTGAGCTACACCTCACTGAGGATCCTGGGAGTAGAGCCTGATGATCCAGATATGGTTCGAGCCAGGAACAACCTGCACAGTAAAG GCGGCGCAGTGGGGATTCCTTCATGGGGTAAATTCTGGTTGGCCATTTTAAATGTCTACAGCTGGGAGGGAATGAACACACTCCTACCAGAGATGTG GCTGTTCCCCACTTGGATGCCAGCCCACCCCTCTACCCTGTGGTGTCACTGTCGCCAGGTCTACCTCCCCATGAGCTACTGCTATGCTGTCAGACTGGCAGCTGAGGAGGACTCCCTGGTCCTCAGCCTCAGACAG GAGCTTTATGTCCAGGACTATGCCACCATTAACTGGCCAGCTCAGAGGAACAATGTGGCAGCATGTGACATATACACACCTCACAGCACACTGCTCACCGTCGCCTACA TGGTGTTAAACGTGTATGAAGCCCACCACAGCACCACACTGAGAGGAATGGCTGTCAAAGAGCTGTATGATCACATCCAGGCTGACGACCGCTTCACTAAATGTATCAGCATCGGACCG ATCTCCAAGACGATCAATATGCTGGTTCGCTGGTATGTGGATGGTCCCTCCTCTCCGGCCTTTCAGGAGCACGTGTCCAGAATCCCAGACTACCTCTG GTTGGGATTGGATGGTTTGAAAATGCAG GGGACCAATGGATCTCAACTCTGGGATACTTGCTTTGCTGTGCAGGCCTTCCTTGAG GCAGGAGCTCAGGATAATCCCAGACTAGCTGAGTGCCTCCGAGATGCCCATCAGTTCCTCACAATCACACAG ATTCCCGATAATCCTCCCGAATACCAAAAATACTACAGACAGATGAACAAG GGAGGTTTCCCCTTCAGTACCCGTGACTGCGGTTGGATTGTGGCTGACTGCACAGCGGAGGGCCTGAAGTCAGTGATGCTGCTGCAGGAGCACTGCCCCTCCATCAGCCAGCCGGTCTCCTCAGAGCGTCTGTACGATGCTGTCAATGTG CTGCTGAGCATGAGAAACTCAGACGGTGGATTTGCCACATATGAGACTAAGAGAGGAGGGAAACTCCTGGAGCTGCTCAACCCCTCTGAGGTGTTTG gtgacaTCATGATAGATTATACCTATGTGGAGTGTACGTCAGCAGTAATGCAGGCGCTGAGTCACTTCCAGAAGGTCTATCCTGAACACCGCACTGAGGAGATAAG GTCCACTCTTAGAGAAGGACTAGAGTACTGCAGGAAGGTGCAGAGGCCTGATGGATCCTGGGAGGG GTCCTGGGGAGTGTGCTTCACGTATGGAATATGGTTCGGCCTTGAAGCTTTTGCTTGTATGGGTCACATCTACAAAGACAA GGATGTGTGTGAGGAGGTGCAGAAAGCTTGTCAGTTCCTGCTGGATCAGCAGATGCCGGACGGAGGCTGGGGGGAGGACTTTGAGTCGTGTGAGCAGCGTTGCTACATCCAGAGCAGCTCTGCTCAGATCCACAACACCTGCTGGGCTTTGTTAGGCCTCATGACTGTCAG GCATCCTGACCAGCGGGCCATAGAGAGAGGAGTACAGCTGCTGATTGACAAGCAGCTGCCCAACGGAGACTGGCCTCAG GAAAATATTGCAGGTGTGTTCAACAAGAGCTGTGCTATCAGCTACACCTCCTACAGGAACGTCTTCCCCATCTGGACCCTCGGCCGCTTCTCAACACTTTACCCCCTCAGTTCCCTCACAGGGAAGGTCAAGCTGTGA
- the LOC121907661 gene encoding proline, histidine and glycine-rich protein 1-like: MPGGYPPQYPPGTAPPPHYPPQPHGPQGGYPPGPGYGHGQGHGHEQGHGHGQGHGQCHGQGHGHEHKHKNKHGHEHKHKHKHGHKKGKGGHGSSSSSSSSSGSDSD, from the exons ATGCCAGGAGGATATCCTCCCCAGTATCCCCCAGGCACCGCCCCACCACCACACTACCCTCCTCAGCCCCACGGTCCACAAGGAGGCTACCCACCCGGGCCTGGTTATGGTCACGGCCAGGGCCACGGACATGAGCAGGGCCACGGACACGGGCAAGGTCACGGACAATGCCATGGACAGGGCCACGGACACGAGCACAAGCACAAGAACAAGCACGGGCACgagcacaaacacaagcacaagcaTGGTCACAAGAAAGGAAAGGGCGGCCACGGG tcctccagcagctccagcagctccagcgGCAGTGACTCTGACTAG